In Arthrobacter alpinus, a single window of DNA contains:
- a CDS encoding CDP-alcohol phosphatidyltransferase family protein, with product MTIPNLITVVRFLGTPLFVWLVLSRHEYGWGVFVLAIMGCTDWIDGFVARKLNQTSQLGRIMDPLADRVALVAVTITLVVAHILPLWLLLLLVIPDVVLLSVTLYFFRGDADLKVTMLGKTRTAALMIGTPMLLLAKALDSDFTFVLAWVFLGAGMVMHVIAFSQYFVAVMAKHRELHLPGPDDTNSTDSSGHQAPGQGRQ from the coding sequence ATGACCATCCCCAATCTCATCACCGTAGTTAGGTTTCTCGGCACACCGCTATTTGTCTGGCTCGTGCTTTCGCGCCACGAATATGGGTGGGGGGTATTTGTTCTGGCAATCATGGGCTGCACCGACTGGATCGACGGTTTCGTAGCTCGCAAGCTCAACCAAACCTCGCAACTGGGCCGCATCATGGACCCGCTCGCGGACAGGGTGGCGCTGGTAGCAGTCACGATCACCTTGGTGGTAGCCCACATTCTGCCTTTGTGGTTGCTTCTGCTCTTGGTGATTCCCGACGTCGTTCTGCTGAGCGTTACGCTGTACTTTTTCCGGGGAGACGCCGATCTCAAGGTCACCATGCTGGGCAAGACTCGGACGGCTGCCCTGATGATTGGCACGCCCATGTTGTTGCTCGCCAAGGCACTGGACTCTGACTTCACCTTTGTCCTGGCCTGGGTATTCCTTGGCGCCGGCATGGTGATGCACGTGATTGCCTTCAGCCAGTACTTTGTTGCCGTCATGGCGAAGCACCGTGAACTGCACCTGCCCGGGCCGGATGACACCAACTCCACTGATTCTTCTGGCCATCAAGCACCC
- a CDS encoding phage holin family protein → MTDVQKDAHIAAGEHPNAQSSVLIDAVKTSLRLVPRQLNDEIALAKLEFGDKKSRVGGVAVFAAVAVVFIALLVIALVVAAIAGLGTVLPLWLSALIVSAGLLIIIGISALVAYKKFKSLLPLLPEHAWRGIRHDLGIVKEGRDFDPATLDPAPLTREEKKAAKEEAEAAKARAAAERAAKDAEGGPKATTEELIKRTTARREHLLSLREDLVSEADVKKQATYFIDTAKTRAKESVNQAASGAVGQALDTVKERWKPLAVLAVSATACVLLLRKLVKK, encoded by the coding sequence GTGACGGATGTGCAAAAAGATGCGCATATCGCAGCGGGTGAACACCCGAACGCACAAAGTTCGGTGCTCATCGATGCTGTTAAGACATCGCTTCGGCTGGTGCCGCGACAGCTCAATGATGAAATTGCCCTAGCCAAGCTGGAGTTCGGGGATAAAAAATCCCGGGTAGGTGGCGTGGCCGTTTTCGCTGCCGTTGCTGTGGTGTTTATTGCCCTCTTGGTGATTGCACTTGTGGTGGCTGCGATTGCAGGACTTGGCACGGTTCTCCCGTTGTGGCTCTCTGCGCTCATTGTCAGTGCCGGGCTCCTAATCATTATCGGTATTAGCGCCTTGGTTGCCTACAAGAAGTTCAAGTCCCTGCTGCCGCTGCTCCCCGAGCACGCGTGGCGCGGAATTCGCCACGATCTAGGCATTGTTAAGGAGGGCCGCGATTTTGATCCGGCTACCCTGGACCCCGCACCCCTGACGCGTGAAGAGAAGAAGGCGGCAAAGGAAGAAGCCGAGGCCGCCAAGGCCAGGGCCGCCGCGGAACGCGCCGCCAAGGACGCCGAGGGAGGTCCTAAGGCCACCACGGAAGAGCTGATCAAGCGAACTACGGCGCGCCGCGAGCATTTGCTGAGCCTGCGTGAGGACCTCGTCAGCGAAGCGGACGTCAAGAAGCAGGCAACGTATTTCATTGATACCGCCAAGACCAGGGCCAAGGAATCGGTCAACCAGGCAGCATCCGGTGCCGTGGGTCAAGCCCTCGATACCGTCAAAGAGCGCTGGAAGCCGCTGGCAGTTTTGGCCGTGTCGGCCACTGCCTGCGTGCTGTTGCTGCGAAAGTTAGTCAAGAAGTAG
- a CDS encoding multidrug effflux MFS transporter, with the protein MTTTAHPGDALSRRQKIIYVVVLGLLTALGPFTIDLYLPAFPIIEHEMGVTATAVQLTLTATTIGFAAGQLVVGPFSDKFGRRMPLILATALHVGASIGAAMSTDITMLGVFRVLQGIGAAGGGVVAMAMIRDLFGGYRLVRMLSYMSLVNGMAPILAPVIGSQLLGIMDWPGIFWFLAGYGALVVVAAFVFIIETLPPEKRQSDGVSVADRYRAVFSDRIFVGTLFVGGLNFAALFTYLSASTFLFQKTYGFTPQEYGYLFAVNSLGVVAGVQVASRIMRHTGPQWVIAWATTAQVAAAAAMVICDQLGAGLLGVIIPLWFFICATGFMFPSVQVMGLARNGKQAGTAASLLGAATFGFAGLITPVVGLVGVKTATPMALIMGGSILLAMAALWFIVKPRTVPKI; encoded by the coding sequence TTGACCACCACCGCTCATCCAGGCGATGCCCTTTCCCGTCGACAAAAAATCATCTACGTCGTGGTCCTGGGGTTACTGACCGCCTTGGGCCCCTTCACGATCGACCTTTATCTGCCAGCTTTCCCGATTATTGAACACGAGATGGGCGTCACGGCCACCGCCGTCCAGTTGACCCTGACGGCCACCACGATCGGTTTCGCCGCTGGCCAGCTGGTGGTTGGCCCCTTCAGCGACAAGTTCGGGCGCCGCATGCCACTAATTTTGGCAACTGCACTGCACGTTGGCGCCTCGATTGGTGCTGCCATGTCCACCGACATCACCATGTTGGGTGTTTTCCGCGTATTGCAGGGTATTGGTGCTGCCGGCGGCGGCGTGGTTGCCATGGCAATGATCCGTGACCTCTTCGGCGGTTACCGCTTGGTCCGCATGCTTTCCTACATGTCCTTGGTCAACGGCATGGCACCAATTCTGGCGCCCGTGATTGGCTCGCAGCTGTTGGGCATCATGGACTGGCCGGGGATCTTCTGGTTCCTGGCCGGCTACGGGGCGCTGGTGGTCGTCGCCGCCTTTGTGTTCATCATTGAAACCCTGCCGCCGGAAAAGCGCCAGTCCGACGGCGTGAGTGTCGCCGACCGCTACCGGGCCGTCTTCAGTGACAGGATCTTTGTGGGCACCCTCTTTGTAGGCGGGCTAAATTTTGCAGCGCTTTTCACCTACCTCTCAGCGTCCACGTTCCTTTTTCAAAAGACCTACGGCTTCACACCTCAGGAGTACGGCTACTTGTTCGCGGTGAACTCCCTTGGTGTGGTGGCCGGCGTCCAGGTGGCGTCACGGATTATGCGCCACACGGGGCCACAGTGGGTCATTGCCTGGGCCACAACAGCCCAAGTCGCCGCCGCAGCAGCCATGGTCATCTGCGATCAGCTCGGAGCAGGCCTGCTGGGCGTCATCATCCCGCTTTGGTTCTTCATCTGCGCCACAGGATTCATGTTCCCCTCCGTCCAGGTCATGGGGCTGGCGCGCAACGGCAAGCAGGCTGGCACCGCAGCATCCTTGCTTGGAGCGGCAACCTTTGGCTTCGCGGGGCTGATCACTCCCGTGGTGGGACTGGTGGGAGTCAAGACCGCCACGCCCATGGCCCTGATCATGGGTGGCTCCATTCTGCTGGCCATGGCTGCGCTTTGGTTCATCGTCAAGCCGCGCACGGTTCCAAAGATCTAG
- a CDS encoding RibD family protein, translating to MAERPYTLLSVAMSIDGHIDDATSERLLLSNAADFDRVDAVRASCDAIMVGAGTIRGDNPRLLVRSGSRQGRRSERGLPPSPLKVTVTGGAQLDPAAGFFTAGEAGRIVYCASSCVAAARARLGALATVVDGGEHVWMAALSEDLHARGVRRLMVEGGQSILTQFLAEGLADELQLVVAPFFVGDAQAPRLVFDGAFPWNADRPASLVEARAMGSAVLLRYAMSERFEGP from the coding sequence ATGGCTGAACGCCCGTACACCCTGCTCAGCGTGGCCATGTCGATCGACGGCCACATCGATGACGCCACGAGTGAGCGCCTGCTGCTGTCCAACGCTGCCGACTTTGACCGGGTGGATGCCGTCCGGGCATCGTGCGACGCGATCATGGTGGGTGCCGGCACCATCCGCGGCGACAACCCAAGGCTATTGGTGCGCAGCGGTTCTCGGCAGGGGCGGCGGTCGGAGCGGGGGCTGCCGCCGTCGCCCCTGAAGGTCACCGTGACCGGCGGTGCGCAGCTTGACCCGGCCGCGGGGTTCTTCACGGCGGGGGAGGCCGGGCGGATTGTGTACTGCGCGAGTTCGTGCGTGGCCGCGGCACGGGCACGGCTCGGTGCCCTGGCCACCGTGGTCGACGGCGGTGAGCACGTGTGGATGGCCGCCTTGAGCGAGGACCTCCATGCCCGCGGCGTGCGGCGACTCATGGTGGAGGGTGGGCAGAGCATCCTCACCCAGTTCCTTGCCGAGGGGCTGGCCGACGAGCTCCAGCTGGTGGTGGCCCCGTTCTTCGTGGGTGACGCCCAAGCGCCGCGGCTGGTGTTCGACGGCGCGTTCCCCTGGAATGCCGATCGGCCCGCCTCGCTCGTGGAGGCCAGGGCCATGGGCAGTGCCGTACTGCTGCGGTATGCGATGTCGGAGCGGTTCGAGGGCCCCTGA
- a CDS encoding lysylphosphatidylglycerol synthase domain-containing protein, with translation MPGRRVLLGWLQTLVGAAVLAALVWKLGSGPFIDGIMAVDARAVAAAMVITLGTTLCCAWRWQLVARGLGQYLPFGPAVAAYYRSQFLNSVLPGGILGDIHRGVDQGSRDGNVGGGLRAVAWDRAAGQGVQLLLAVLVLTLLPSPLHRFGAVLAWIVLALAAALTALLLWPPSSGARWWARVLPAVASDLRHGLLTRRAAPGIVLASTGAVAGHTAIFLIAAGAAGATATAAQLLPLAMLVLLAMSVPASIAGWGPREGAAAWAFMAAGLGAAQGVSAAVVYGVLSLAACLPGAVVLLVAWLHRDRHRVPMRRGQGAAGGVRHG, from the coding sequence ATGCCCGGGCGGAGGGTGCTGCTGGGATGGCTTCAGACGTTGGTGGGTGCCGCCGTGCTGGCCGCCTTGGTCTGGAAACTCGGCTCGGGACCTTTCATCGACGGCATCATGGCCGTGGACGCACGGGCTGTAGCCGCAGCCATGGTGATCACCCTGGGCACTACCCTGTGCTGTGCCTGGCGCTGGCAGCTCGTGGCCCGGGGGCTGGGCCAATACCTTCCTTTCGGGCCTGCCGTGGCGGCCTATTACCGATCACAGTTCCTGAACTCCGTGCTGCCTGGCGGGATTTTGGGCGACATCCACCGCGGCGTCGACCAGGGCAGCCGCGACGGGAACGTCGGCGGCGGCCTGCGGGCCGTGGCGTGGGATCGCGCCGCCGGACAGGGCGTGCAGCTGCTGCTGGCCGTGCTGGTGCTGACACTGCTGCCGTCCCCCCTGCACCGATTCGGTGCGGTCCTGGCGTGGATCGTGTTGGCCCTTGCGGCCGCCCTGACCGCCCTTCTCCTGTGGCCGCCGAGCTCCGGTGCCCGGTGGTGGGCACGCGTCCTGCCGGCAGTGGCCTCCGACCTCCGCCACGGATTGCTGACGCGGCGCGCGGCACCGGGCATTGTGTTGGCTTCCACTGGGGCTGTTGCCGGGCACACGGCCATCTTCCTCATTGCGGCCGGTGCTGCCGGAGCAACCGCAACGGCTGCGCAACTGCTGCCGCTGGCCATGTTGGTGCTGCTGGCCATGTCGGTTCCGGCCAGCATTGCAGGCTGGGGGCCGCGGGAAGGTGCGGCGGCATGGGCCTTCATGGCGGCGGGATTGGGCGCCGCACAGGGGGTGAGCGCCGCCGTCGTCTATGGCGTGCTGTCCCTGGCTGCCTGCCTGCCCGGGGCTGTGGTTCTGCTGGTCGCGTGGCTGCATCGGGACAGGCACCGCGTCCCGATGCGTCGCGGGCAGGGCGCTGCTGGGGGAGTGCGGCATGGCTGA
- a CDS encoding glycosyltransferase family 4 protein: MTTVHLVVPAGIDNPSRPSGGNYFDRRIATALAAGGWHVVEHHLPGSWPRPAPCDAGALPRLLAGLPDGAVVLVDSLVALASAVPAATAARVRLVVLVHMLLASADDVGPRLALERAALRQAAAVVTTSDWTRDKIVARHGVPPQGILVLEPGTDRGPVAQGTSGGGALLCVAAVTANKGHGVLIDALAEVAGLDWSCSFAGAADLEPGLMDKLRQQAEDAGIAERLHWSGPLTRADLGRRYTASDALILASQQESYGMVVAEALAHGLPALASNTGGVPEALGKSSSGSVPGLLVPPGDRAALAGALRRWLEDAVLRRSLREAALERRDTLPSWDAAAATLAGLLEPLATTPERAKVRH; the protein is encoded by the coding sequence GTGACAACCGTTCACTTGGTGGTCCCCGCGGGCATCGACAACCCGTCACGGCCCAGCGGAGGCAACTACTTTGACCGGAGGATCGCGACGGCACTGGCCGCCGGGGGCTGGCACGTCGTGGAACACCATTTGCCCGGCAGCTGGCCCAGGCCCGCTCCTTGCGACGCCGGGGCGCTCCCGCGGCTGCTTGCAGGCCTGCCGGACGGAGCCGTGGTGCTCGTGGACAGCCTGGTGGCACTGGCCAGCGCCGTCCCGGCCGCGACCGCAGCCAGGGTGCGGCTCGTGGTGCTAGTCCACATGCTGCTGGCTTCCGCGGACGACGTCGGCCCGCGGCTTGCGCTCGAACGTGCGGCACTGCGCCAGGCGGCGGCCGTGGTCACCACAAGCGACTGGACCCGGGACAAGATCGTGGCCCGGCACGGCGTCCCACCCCAAGGCATCCTGGTCTTGGAGCCAGGCACTGACCGGGGACCAGTGGCGCAGGGGACATCAGGTGGCGGAGCGCTGCTGTGCGTCGCGGCCGTGACGGCCAACAAGGGCCACGGCGTGTTGATCGATGCCCTTGCAGAGGTGGCCGGGCTTGATTGGAGCTGCAGCTTTGCCGGTGCCGCGGACCTGGAACCGGGACTGATGGACAAACTGCGCCAGCAGGCCGAGGATGCAGGCATCGCGGAGCGGCTGCACTGGTCGGGGCCGCTCACCCGGGCGGACCTTGGCCGCAGGTACACGGCATCTGATGCCCTGATCCTGGCCTCCCAACAGGAAAGTTACGGCATGGTGGTAGCCGAGGCACTGGCGCACGGGCTCCCCGCCCTTGCCAGCAACACCGGCGGCGTGCCGGAGGCACTGGGAAAAAGCTCCTCGGGTTCCGTGCCGGGCCTGCTGGTACCGCCAGGAGACCGCGCCGCGCTCGCCGGGGCACTTCGCCGCTGGCTCGAGGACGCGGTGCTGCGGCGCTCCCTGCGCGAAGCTGCCCTGGAACGCCGGGACACGCTGCCGAGCTGGGACGCTGCCGCGGCCACACTGGCCGGCCTGCTCGAACCGCTGGCCACCACCCCTGAACGCGCAAAGGTTCGGCACTGA